The window GAAAAGTTATCAAATTTACAACAAAAGCCCAGATTTTTCTATGTTTAGTTTTCTTGaagcaaaaattgaaattttagcaTAAAACCCAAATGGCCAACCACTACTGATACTCTGTTTTGTTAGGTAggacaaagaaaatgaaaatagagtAATTTTTATCATATGGGACACTTCAAAAATTAACGATTCCACTTAATTAGACTCCAAAAACTTCATTGCCTATTTGAAATTCTTCTTCACTACCATTAAATTATCTTATACATaacgattctcaaaaaaaaaaaaaaaaaaaaaaaatcttatacatAACAAACACGCACACAAATATATAGGAAGtgaaagagggaaaaggggTACCAGAAAGAGGAGGACAAAGGggattttggggattttccGACGATACAATGGCCAAGTACCATCGGAACCACTGATCCGGCCAGTGGCTTCGTTGCTTCAGAGAGACCTTCACTCCATGAGAGTTGGGACTTGGGACAGCTTTACACATGAGACTGAGGGAGGAGGTTTTTTTGTTGAAGAGCGAGATGGGTCTTCTTCATCGGCGTCGAAATCGGACGAGCTTGAAGCTTCGCTGGAGCTTTGGAAGAATAGTAACTCTACTGGGTTCTTGAAGCTATGGAGGTTCAGAGAATTGGTTCATCGAAGCAACAGTGATGGCAAAGAGAGAGGCTTGGCCTTGTGTGGACTGGCACCGGGCTGCTGAAACTGAAACAGTGGGCGGGTGAAATTTTTAAGGGCAAAATAGTCTTTTTGTCATTTGGTGAGGTGTCAAAGATTTAAGCCTTTAGATCAAATCTATGATTGAGAATTTAGGTGGATATGAATCCCAGCAGAAATCCCATCTGTTGGCTGCTGATCTGCACTGCTGCACAGGCGCACAGCAGCACGGGCTGCACAGTGCTCAACTGTGCAGTGAGCCCATAGTTATACAACACGAtttctcaccttttttttttttttttttttttatacggTTTCtcactttatcaattattatacCAATTAATAATGTGCGTGTATCATATCAATTCATTTGTATTATAATGGTACTAATTTATTGAatcatatattaaattaatttttatttgtgcaggtttaaactttaaagtgatcacagttttaaaaaaattacaataaccaGATTCTATTattctatactttaaattttatttttagttaaattatcatttttaattattaattgtgttttatttatctataaatactttctcattaaataaaaaaaattcaatatatatatatatatattatttaattaatatttatatataaaaatgctctatttaaaatttttgattaaAGCCCCTAAAGTTGTTGAGCAGATCCTAGCGGGCCAGGGGCTGTGGGTTGatgttaaaaatatcaaaaagatGACAGAGAATCTTTAGAAAATAATGGTACGTATTGTTTGGACTCAGGGAAGAAGGCAATTATGAGGAGGGGCATATTGCTTAAATTGACAGCCTCGTTTTAAAGGATGTAATGCActccaaccttttcttttcacTAAAGTCTAAAGATACACAGAGAAGTGGTCggtaaacattttttttttttttttttttttgcaaaacacttttttgataaattataagCAATAAAttattactagttttaatttaaattaatcactacaattattttttatccatTAATAACAATCAATAACAAACTATCAAATAAGATTTATTATACAAATTTTGAGAACATAGCATTTTTCTAAGATATGTTATTATTCAAAATTGACACTTTTAAATAATCTACTACATAAAcagtaattttttctttttctccttcattgtcattgtcattctttttcttttgttaaaactttatatatattattatttaaaatggcCTGGTTTGAgcttatttttttggatttttttttttattttgttcagttttttgtgtgtaagagagagagagagagttaatctttttttttttaatacatgttAATATTTTAGGTGTAATTTATTATCTCCTCGTACATTGGAGCCTTCTTTCCCGATTTTAACtctagtatttttcttttctggataagaaaattacttaaaattagaGTTTGTCTAGTGTTTGAAACAaagttatataaatattttttaaattttaattttcaaatggaTTTAGTTCAGTTGGTTCACAGCCGCTTGGCATAGTAGATACTTTCTCTATCACTCTCATTGTTGTAGCTAATTAACTAGCATTATCTTACAATCTTCTTGTTATAATATTCACTACATGTTAAGCTACTACTATTCTGACAAAGTGCACCTATAAGGAACGTTTTTTAAACCATGTAATACACATTTGCTTTTTGTTTCTCCTGTCTTGCTGCCAGTTGCCTGCAAACCTAAGGAATTAAGAACCGtgcattatttttgtttttgtttcttacgGTCCTGTGAAGGGAAAAATAGTAtaagtcctctctctctctcatagggTGGATCCCAAGTGTGGGGTCTACCGAAAAAATAGTATAAGTCTTCCCCTCACATGATGGTGGACCCCATCATATGAGGGGGATGATTCGTGTATTTAATACCTGATATAACTTCTCCCGATGAATgaccaaataataaaaatttgaaaaaggcAACAGGAAATTCTTAAAATATCGTGCTAGGGAAGAAGTTAGTTATGCAGAAGTGACAGAGCACTTGTTAGAAACAATACTAAAGTGATGTCAATGTAAAACTGCCTTGCACTATCTTTTTTGTTTAGGACTTCATTTTTGTTTAGCagtttttttttgtaacccGTTGGActtctttttttgtaattgggaTGAGTTCATCTATagcttttctcttctttctcggGTGCTTGTTCATGAAGTTGGAGATGGAATGGGgtcctcctttctttttctttttttttctttttttttttatatttatgaaatattcattaaaaaaaattacactactCACATaagaatatttgaaaaaaataaaattaagatgtgattttttttttttaaagttaaatatttcttcaacaacaaaaagtcaaaaaaataaaataaaaaaacaagctTGGGCATGGAAAGTGAGGTGCTAAAAATCAGAACATCAACATATATTTTGAGGTGGTGACAATCAAATTAAAGTTGATAAGAAGCGTGACAAGGGTCGGGGGAAGGTATGAAGATTGTGAATTCTATATAACATtcataaacaataaattttgtttttgttttatttgttttcagaagtggaattataataagaaaataagatGAATCACAAGCTTATCAACTTGCATTACCTACCTACCACGATCCTTAATTAGCCAGCAAGACTGGAAGACAAAAATGACTACGTGGGAGAAAATGAgcaaatgcccctttcaaaaaaaaaaaatgtccagcATTTTGTCCAATTTCtcaaataattagggaaatgccatttttttgaaactcgattttctcaaaatcaagttattaaaaaaaaaaaaaattctgaagctttatagtggcgttttaaggagcctatagtgacgttttgtaatttgatctccatgaagtcgagttacatgcaattttttttcttttttttacctataactcaaCTTCATgaagatcgagttacaaaacgccactataggtccttaaaatatcactataggctccttacaaaacgccactatttATTTTCAGAAGtggaattataataagaaaataagatGAATCACAAGCTTATCAACTTGCATTACCTACCTACCATGGTCCTTAATTAGCTAGCAAGACTGGAAGACAAAGACGACTACGTGgtagaaaatgggcaaatgcccctttaaaaaaaaaatccagcattttgccattttttccaaactaattagagaaatgctcatcttttgaaacttaaaaaaaaaaaaaaaaaaaaatctggagccttatagtggcgttttaaggagcctatagtgacgttttaaggacctatagtggcattttgtaACTCAATCTCTATAAAGTCGAGtcacatgcaatttttttttctttttttttacctataactcgacttcatggagatcgagTTATAAAACGTAACTATAAGTTCCTTAAAACATCATTATAAGCTCCTTAAAAGCGTCACTATatggcttaactcgattttgagaaaatcgagtttcaaaaaaggggcatttccctaattagtttggaaaagaGGGCAAAatactggattttttttttttttttgaaatgggcaaaggccaattttttccCAACTACGCGTGCGTGTGTTTTCAGTTGGCACATGTcaaattcctcaaaaaaaaaaaaaaaattggcacgTGTCAACGAACCAACCAACACCTCCTTAAATATCAGCTTTAATTTAACAAAGCTTACACAACTCAATCTCTTACTCCTACACTCCTACTATCTATCAGTAAGAGCTCTTTCctcctttgtttttttatttcattgctTTCATATGGGATTATCAACCATGTATTTTTATATCTATTGTTAGCTAAAGAAGAAGtatttttagtctttttttttttttttaaactcttttctttCTCAGGGTACATAATTGTAATTCTAATAAGCCAGAAAGTAGTTTTAAATTGCCAAATTTAACATTAATAATATCCTCTCTAACTATATATATCCCATTAGGCGAGAGGGTTGGAATAACGATACCAATCCAATACTTTTCACAACATGATTAggcataagttttttttttttaataatcataaGTTGTTGTTGATTTTTACATTGACATCACTTTAGTATTGTTTATTACTGTCAACTTGCTCATCTcaatattcaagaaaaatgtTGTGCTCTATATATATGAATCAAATAACCCCATGTCATGAAAAACACGAGAGACAACCTTATAATCAAATACTAACTAAAATTTtcctgttaaaaaaaaaaactaactaaattttattttttgagccTTTAGGACAAGCTGATTCGAAAACTGGCCTTGGAATGACAAACCAAGGCAAGTATTAACATACTGCTCTAGAGGGGGATGGAAAAGATAAACTTTTTCTGGAAAGGAACTTACTGGAAATACAAAATCATACTATATTTTCTTGCAGAAGAAGAACATTATAATTATTGTTTATCTTATTAATAGCTTCAGTTAGACAATGGTTTGAGAACTGTGATCtatcaaccaaaatgaaaaggggatgaACAGGGAGTTCGGCAGTTGGTTTGAGATATGTGATCTAACCACCAAAATGAAAAAGGGATGACCAGGGAATTGTCATTAAATAATATGATTCTTTGGTGAATAAACAAACAAGTTTGGGTCTTTGTGAACTCTAAACCTTCCTGTTAAGTGTTAACCCACTTTTCCATTTTCAACTCCCACACCACACGTAAGTGTCACGATTTTACAATTTCAattgaaatcatattttcaaaatacgatttgttatttacaattttaattgaaatctttttctcaaaatatgATTTCAGCTCACGTGGCTGTATGTATACTGTAAATGTGCATCTAGCAAGTTTGTGACCATTGTcgtattaatattattattgttgttcttTTTGGCTGAATCTTAACTTACCGTTACGTAGTATTCTCACTCATTACTCCTCCTACCATATGCTAATTGTTTTTCTCtacagttttgtttttgttgttgctagTTATTTTTGCTTCAGCTCCTGCAGCCCGGATTAATTGACTCAGAGAATTAGAAAGACATGGGTGCAACATCATTGCACTTGTTAATGCACCCCTGGTTTGCTCTTGGTCACATTACCCCGTATCTCCACCTTTCAAACAAACTAGCCCAGAAAGGCCATAGAATCTCCTTCTTGATTCCCaccaaaacacaatcaaaattacAGACTCACAACCTCTACCCGGATCTCATCACCTTTGTCCCCATAATTGTTCCCCATGTAGATGGTCTCCCTCTTGGTGCTGAGACCACTTCCGATGTGCCTGTCCATTTGCAACCCCTCATTATGACTGCCATGGATCGATCTGAGAGCCATATTGAACTTCTTCTTCGTGAACTTAAACCGGACATTGTCTTCTTTGATTTTGCCCATTGGATGCCAAAATTGGCCCGCAGCCTAGGTATCAGGTCAATTCTCTACGCCATTGTCACTCCACTTACAGTATATGTTTCCACTCCTGCACATGTTGACAATATGCAAAAGCCTGGGTCTAGTTTTCCAGATTTGTCTTCATTATCCATCAAACTCCATGTCCATGAAGAACGAGCCATGGCTGCATTAAAGACTCAGAAATTTGGTGGCGATCTCCTTTTAGCTGATCGCCTGTTCACAAGCGTAAGTCAATGTGACGCACTAGGATTCAGGACATGCAGAGAAATTGAAGGACCTTATATTGACAATCTTGAAAGCCATTTTGGGAAGCCTGTATTTCTTGCAGGACCAGTCCTACTGAAGTCAGCTACTTCTACTTGTTTAGAAGAAAAATGGATTGAGTGGCTAGGAAGATTTGAGGCCGGATCAGTAATATACTGTGCATTTGGAACTGAGTTCTTCTTAAGCAAAGATCAATTCCAGGAATTGGTGTTGGGGTTGGAACTTTCGGGCAGGCCATTTCTGGCAGCACTTAAACCGCCACGCGGGGCTGAGTCTATTGAAGAAGCATTTCCAGAAGGGTTTGAAAAAAGGGTTCAAGGAAGAGGGATAGTACATGGTGGATTGGTTCAACAACTACAGATTTTAAAGCACCCATCAATAGGGTGTTTCATCACACACTGTGGGTTCGGTTCTTTATTCGAAGCTTTGATGAACAAGTGTCAGCTGGTATTGTTACCGCATGTATATGACCAGTTTTACCATGCAAGGATGTTGAGCAACATTTTGAAGGTTGGAGTGGAAGTTGAGAAAGGTGAAGAAGATGGTTTGTTCACAAAAGAAAGCGTCTGTAAGGCAGTGAAGATTGTGATGGAGGTTGACAGTGAGGTAGGGAGGGAGGTCAGAGCCAATCATGCCAAACTCCGAGAGCTCTTGAGCAGGGAAGATTTAGAGTCATCTTATATTGATGGTTTCTGTCAGAATCTTAAAGATTTGGTTGTATAATTTGAGTTTCTAGCCAAGTATGGCTATTCTTGTCGTAAAAGTTTGTTAACTCTAAAATAACATGGTTCTTTATTGTGAAGTTTGAATCATGAACAATGTGTTGCATTGTA of the Quercus robur chromosome 10, dhQueRobu3.1, whole genome shotgun sequence genome contains:
- the LOC126702516 gene encoding cyanidin 3-O-galactoside 2''-O-xylosyltransferase FGGT1-like translates to MGATSLHLLMHPWFALGHITPYLHLSNKLAQKGHRISFLIPTKTQSKLQTHNLYPDLITFVPIIVPHVDGLPLGAETTSDVPVHLQPLIMTAMDRSESHIELLLRELKPDIVFFDFAHWMPKLARSLGIRSILYAIVTPLTVYVSTPAHVDNMQKPGSSFPDLSSLSIKLHVHEERAMAALKTQKFGGDLLLADRLFTSVSQCDALGFRTCREIEGPYIDNLESHFGKPVFLAGPVLLKSATSTCLEEKWIEWLGRFEAGSVIYCAFGTEFFLSKDQFQELVLGLELSGRPFLAALKPPRGAESIEEAFPEGFEKRVQGRGIVHGGLVQQLQILKHPSIGCFITHCGFGSLFEALMNKCQLVLLPHVYDQFYHARMLSNILKVGVEVEKGEEDGLFTKESVCKAVKIVMEVDSEVGREVRANHAKLRELLSREDLESSYIDGFCQNLKDLVV